The Corynebacterium tuberculostearicum genome window below encodes:
- the gatB gene encoding Asp-tRNA(Asn)/Glu-tRNA(Gln) amidotransferase subunit GatB — MTAAMYDLMDFDEVLEKFEPVMGMEVHVELDTETKMFSTSPTNFNAAPNSNVDPVSLGLPGALPVVNSKGVEGAIKIGLALNCSIAESSRFARKNYFYPDQPKNYQISQYDEPIAYDGYLDVVLEDGTEWRVEIERAHMEEDTGKLTHLGGADGRIHGATASLVDCNRAGIPLIEIVTKPIIGAGERAPEVAKAYVSALRELVAALGVSDARMDQGSMRVDSNLSLRPVGQEEFGTRTETKNINSLRSVEQAVRFEMQRQAQVLEDGGTIDQETRHYQETDGTTSKGRPKETAEDYRYFNDPDLPPVIAPREWVEELRQTLPELPWVRRARIQEEWGIKDEEMRDLVNAGALDLIVDTVEAGAKPDEARSWWVSYLAGKANEQETDLAGLSITPQHVARVIALVNEGKLTTKLARKAVDGVLAGEGDVDEVVEKRGLEVVRDDGAIEKAVDDALAANPDIVEKYRAGNKKVTGAIVGAVMKATQGKADPGQVNKLIAEKLN; from the coding sequence ATGACTGCTGCGATGTATGACCTGATGGACTTCGATGAGGTCCTAGAAAAGTTCGAACCGGTAATGGGCATGGAAGTCCACGTAGAGCTGGATACGGAAACCAAGATGTTTTCTACCTCTCCTACGAACTTCAACGCAGCGCCTAACTCCAACGTTGACCCGGTCTCCCTGGGCCTGCCCGGTGCGCTGCCGGTAGTTAACTCCAAGGGCGTGGAGGGCGCCATCAAGATTGGCCTGGCGCTTAATTGCTCCATTGCGGAGTCCTCTCGCTTTGCCCGCAAGAATTACTTTTACCCGGACCAGCCGAAGAACTATCAGATTTCCCAGTACGACGAGCCGATTGCCTATGACGGCTACCTGGACGTAGTGCTGGAAGACGGCACCGAGTGGCGCGTGGAAATCGAGCGTGCCCACATGGAGGAAGACACCGGCAAGCTGACCCACCTCGGTGGTGCAGACGGCCGTATTCACGGCGCCACGGCGTCCCTGGTGGATTGCAACCGTGCGGGCATTCCTCTCATTGAGATCGTTACCAAGCCGATCATTGGCGCCGGTGAGCGCGCGCCGGAGGTGGCTAAGGCCTACGTTTCCGCGCTGCGTGAGCTCGTTGCAGCCTTGGGCGTTTCCGACGCCCGCATGGATCAAGGCTCCATGCGTGTGGACTCCAACTTGTCCCTGCGCCCGGTGGGCCAGGAAGAGTTTGGTACCCGCACCGAGACCAAGAACATTAACTCCCTGCGTTCCGTGGAGCAGGCGGTTCGCTTCGAAATGCAGCGCCAGGCGCAGGTGCTCGAAGACGGCGGCACCATTGACCAGGAAACCCGCCACTATCAAGAGACCGACGGCACCACCTCCAAGGGTCGTCCAAAGGAGACGGCGGAGGACTACCGTTACTTCAACGATCCGGACCTGCCGCCGGTCATCGCACCGCGCGAGTGGGTAGAAGAGCTGCGCCAGACCCTTCCGGAGCTGCCATGGGTTCGCCGTGCGCGCATCCAGGAAGAGTGGGGCATCAAGGATGAGGAGATGCGCGACTTGGTCAACGCCGGCGCCCTCGACCTCATCGTGGATACCGTTGAGGCCGGCGCGAAGCCGGACGAGGCGCGCTCCTGGTGGGTTTCCTACCTGGCCGGCAAGGCCAACGAGCAGGAGACCGATCTTGCTGGTCTGTCCATTACCCCGCAGCACGTGGCGCGCGTTATCGCGCTCGTCAATGAGGGCAAGCTGACCACCAAGCTCGCACGCAAGGCCGTTGATGGTGTGTTGGCGGGCGAGGGTGACGTCGACGAGGTCGTCGAAAAGCGCGGCTTGGAGGTCGTGCGCGATGACGGCGCCATCGAGAAGGCCGTAGATGACGCGCTGGCCGCCAACCCGGACATCGTGGAAAAGTACCGTGCCGGCAATAAGAAGGTCACCGGTGCCATCGTGGGTGCGGTCATGAAGGCCACCCAGGGCAAGGCCGATCCGGGCCAGGTCAATAAGCTCATCGCAGAGAAGCTGAACTAA
- a CDS encoding DUF4261 domain-containing protein, with the protein MTTPHSVDAALIDAPLINIAVFRTAPTPEEVSERLTTTFGDRLGDIMPGKNPGSIMVELDDSFLLHYQAVDTPPTRDSYGLHPILSADSRGLDSATAQILVSVLPQETEDDRAKQFREARREHLELLSKATAVVAEHPDCLIVHNPRGNVSIAPNTFLEAVRDNLAPMHIAPVWLTQKENKILGYTVGLVQAGHPEIQAATKSMDPTDLYYKLANIADHVLQGATVKDGDTLSFEQGQPPLTVQKEPWFVDESYPAVTINF; encoded by the coding sequence ATGACTACACCACATAGCGTTGATGCCGCGCTTATCGATGCCCCTTTGATCAACATCGCAGTCTTCCGCACTGCCCCTACCCCTGAGGAGGTAAGCGAACGCCTGACCACCACTTTTGGCGATCGCCTGGGAGATATCATGCCGGGCAAGAATCCGGGAAGCATCATGGTCGAGCTTGATGATTCCTTCCTATTGCACTACCAAGCCGTCGATACCCCTCCCACTCGCGATAGCTATGGCCTCCACCCCATTTTGAGCGCGGATTCCCGCGGCCTCGATTCCGCCACCGCACAAATCCTCGTATCCGTGCTTCCCCAAGAGACCGAAGATGATCGCGCGAAGCAATTCCGCGAGGCCCGCCGCGAACACCTTGAACTGCTCTCCAAGGCCACCGCGGTGGTAGCCGAGCACCCCGACTGCCTGATAGTCCACAACCCCCGCGGAAACGTATCCATTGCGCCGAATACTTTCCTCGAGGCCGTTCGGGATAACCTTGCTCCAATGCACATCGCTCCGGTGTGGCTTACCCAAAAAGAAAACAAGATCTTGGGTTATACCGTTGGGCTGGTCCAAGCCGGACACCCCGAAATCCAGGCGGCCACCAAATCCATGGATCCCACCGATCTCTATTACAAGCTGGCCAATATCGCAGACCACGTGCTCCAAGGCGCCACCGTCAAAGACGGCGACACCCTCTCTTTCGAGCAAGGCCAGCCACCTCTCACCGTACAGAAAGAGCCCTGGTTTGTAGACGAGTCCTATCCTGCGGTCACGATTAATTTCTAG
- a CDS encoding YkvI family membrane protein: MSSKNIIAIAMSFVGLLVGAGFATGQEVVQYFTAFGSWGIPGIIIAALIMTLAGTVFLQLGSYFHASEHNTVFRNVTHPIVSKLLDIAVIITLFAIGFVMLAGAGSNMEQQFGWKTWIGSTLMLVLVLIVGMLDVDKVSKVIGAVTPTIIIAVIGVAIYTGLNMPDDIGAAMDASSQIDTPIGNWLISALNYNGLALMLAVSMSLVIGGDNISPREAGWGGVVGGVIYSIMMGLAGFSLLMNSDKAQGSDIPMLSLVDDVNPTLGAIMAVIIYMMIFNTAIGMFYALGKRLSAGHEKRFPVIFVIGCLAGFAVSFAGFKTLMNYIYPVIGYMGILMVAILVFAWFRSQSQIQDEAVRRERVRALMHLKLHPDKAYDAERYDDEIGQHIEDSNMDNEALYDELVEEVTEELDSDDDVDFDKEKYEENRRDHSYYTERDAVETDRTPEEIEKWVEETGASGDPEEDEELPKADNSKN, from the coding sequence GTGTCTTCTAAAAACATTATCGCCATTGCCATGTCCTTCGTGGGCTTGTTGGTGGGCGCCGGCTTTGCCACGGGCCAAGAGGTGGTGCAGTACTTCACTGCCTTTGGTTCCTGGGGTATTCCCGGCATCATTATCGCCGCACTCATCATGACCCTTGCCGGTACCGTGTTCTTGCAGCTGGGCAGTTACTTCCACGCTTCTGAGCACAACACCGTTTTCCGCAATGTCACCCACCCGATCGTCTCCAAGTTGCTGGACATCGCGGTCATCATCACCCTCTTTGCTATTGGCTTTGTGATGTTGGCTGGCGCGGGTTCCAATATGGAGCAGCAATTTGGCTGGAAGACTTGGATCGGCTCCACGCTCATGCTGGTCTTGGTTTTGATTGTCGGCATGCTCGACGTGGACAAGGTATCCAAGGTTATTGGTGCCGTAACGCCGACCATCATCATTGCGGTCATCGGCGTGGCCATCTACACCGGCCTCAATATGCCGGATGACATCGGCGCAGCTATGGATGCCTCCAGCCAGATCGACACCCCGATTGGTAACTGGCTCATTTCCGCACTCAACTACAACGGCCTTGCCCTGATGCTCGCCGTGTCCATGTCCCTGGTCATCGGCGGCGACAATATCAGCCCGCGCGAGGCCGGCTGGGGCGGCGTTGTAGGCGGCGTCATCTACTCCATCATGATGGGCCTTGCCGGATTCTCCTTGCTGATGAACTCGGATAAGGCACAAGGTTCCGATATTCCGATGCTGTCCTTGGTAGATGACGTTAACCCGACGCTGGGTGCCATCATGGCGGTCATCATTTACATGATGATCTTCAATACCGCTATCGGCATGTTCTACGCGCTGGGCAAGCGCCTATCTGCCGGCCATGAGAAGCGCTTCCCGGTTATCTTCGTTATCGGCTGCTTGGCTGGTTTCGCCGTGTCCTTCGCCGGCTTCAAGACCCTGATGAACTACATCTACCCCGTCATCGGCTACATGGGCATCCTGATGGTGGCCATCCTGGTCTTTGCTTGGTTCCGCAGCCAGTCGCAGATCCAGGATGAGGCCGTGCGCCGTGAGCGCGTACGTGCCCTCATGCACCTGAAGCTGCACCCGGACAAGGCATATGATGCTGAGCGCTATGACGATGAAATTGGCCAGCACATCGAGGACTCCAATATGGACAATGAGGCCCTCTACGATGAGCTGGTGGAGGAAGTCACCGAAGAGCTCGATAGTGACGACGACGTGGACTTTGACAAGGAAAAGTACGAAGAAAATCGCCGCGACCACTCCTACTACACCGAGCGTGACGCGGTAGAAACTGACCGCACCCCGGAAGAAATTGAAAAGTGGGTCGAAGAAACCGGCGCATCCGGCGACCCGGAAGAAGATGAGGAGCTGCCAAAGGCTGACAATTCCAAGAATTAA
- a CDS encoding LysE/ArgO family amino acid transporter, translated as MSIVLAGFFLGLSLIVAVGPQNAMLLKYGIRRDHIGLIIVVCALSDVILITSGTAGVGYLVEKFPNALQVLKYVGAAYLAYFTFTCFRDAFKTKGEAIEVESTQPKVPQEVASFDGSRARNTTKTATRVEIKRSPSWVKPLLTALALTWLNPGAYVDVVVMLGSIANQYGESGRWLFAVGAICASFTWFPFIGFGAARFSHVLSRPTVWRWINFGIGVIMIGLTLKLLLL; from the coding sequence ATGTCCATCGTGCTTGCTGGTTTCTTCCTGGGATTATCGCTCATCGTGGCCGTCGGCCCGCAAAATGCCATGCTGCTCAAATACGGCATCCGCCGCGACCACATCGGCCTCATCATTGTCGTCTGCGCGCTTTCCGACGTCATCCTGATCACCTCCGGCACGGCCGGCGTGGGCTACTTGGTTGAAAAATTCCCCAACGCCCTGCAGGTTCTGAAATATGTTGGCGCCGCTTACCTGGCGTACTTCACCTTCACTTGCTTCCGCGATGCATTCAAAACCAAAGGCGAGGCCATCGAGGTCGAATCCACGCAGCCAAAGGTACCGCAGGAAGTCGCCTCCTTCGATGGCTCTCGGGCACGCAACACGACCAAGACCGCAACTCGCGTCGAGATCAAGCGATCCCCCTCCTGGGTCAAGCCGCTATTGACCGCCCTGGCCTTAACGTGGCTCAACCCAGGCGCCTACGTGGACGTAGTGGTCATGCTCGGCAGCATTGCTAATCAATATGGCGAATCGGGGCGCTGGCTTTTCGCCGTCGGTGCAATCTGCGCCAGCTTCACTTGGTTCCCTTTTATTGGCTTTGGCGCCGCGCGCTTTTCCCACGTGCTGTCCCGGCCCACAGTGTGGCGCTGGATCAACTTCGGCATCGGCGTCATCATGATTGGCCTAACGCTCAAGTTGCTCCTGCTCTAG
- a CDS encoding bile acid:sodium symporter family protein has protein sequence MTDNRVEAPAAPSSAQDRQALIAALGFPVLVIIGGVVGYLAPETAASFAPQVTPLLGIVMFGMGLTLKPVDFALVARRPLPVLIGVVAQFVIMPLVALLVVAVMDLPDAVAAGVILVGCAPGGTSSNVVSYLARGDVALSVTMTSISTLLAPVLTPLLTLWLAGEYMPVSASAMAWSIVKVVLIPVVAGILIGMLVPRVVAKINAALPWISVAAISAIVCIVVGGAHDTIATAGVLVFAAVVIHNACGYGLGYLAGMLTKQPVTARRTMAVEVGMQNSGLATSLASTYMNPLAALPGAVFSVWHNLSGAVLAAICRYSDSRK, from the coding sequence CGCAAGACCGCCAAGCGCTCATTGCAGCGCTCGGCTTTCCCGTGCTGGTGATTATCGGCGGCGTGGTGGGATACCTCGCGCCAGAGACCGCAGCTTCCTTCGCCCCGCAGGTCACCCCGCTGCTGGGTATTGTCATGTTCGGTATGGGCCTAACCCTCAAGCCGGTGGATTTTGCCCTGGTAGCACGCCGTCCGCTGCCTGTTCTCATCGGAGTAGTAGCGCAGTTTGTCATCATGCCGCTAGTGGCGCTCCTGGTAGTCGCGGTGATGGATCTTCCCGATGCTGTAGCTGCCGGCGTTATCTTGGTGGGCTGCGCGCCCGGCGGCACGAGTTCCAACGTGGTGTCTTATCTTGCGCGCGGTGATGTGGCTTTGTCGGTGACCATGACGTCCATTTCCACCTTGTTGGCGCCGGTCCTCACGCCGTTGCTGACACTGTGGCTGGCAGGGGAGTATATGCCGGTCTCCGCCTCCGCCATGGCGTGGTCCATTGTGAAGGTCGTGCTCATTCCGGTAGTCGCCGGCATTCTCATCGGCATGCTGGTTCCGCGCGTGGTGGCAAAGATTAACGCGGCGCTGCCATGGATCTCGGTTGCGGCCATTTCGGCCATTGTGTGCATCGTGGTCGGCGGAGCGCACGACACCATCGCTACCGCAGGCGTACTCGTCTTTGCCGCAGTGGTAATCCATAACGCCTGCGGCTACGGCTTGGGCTACCTGGCCGGAATGCTGACCAAGCAGCCGGTTACCGCGCGGCGCACCATGGCCGTCGAGGTGGGCATGCAAAATTCTGGCTTGGCCACCTCCCTGGCATCGACCTATATGAACCCATTGGCCGCCCTGCCAGGAGCCGTCTTTTCGGTGTGGCACAACCTTTCTGGTGCGGTGCTGGCAGCCATCTGCCGCTATTCGGATTCCCGAAAGTAG
- a CDS encoding aldo/keto reductase: protein MGVMSIYAPASERYDSMEYRRVGNSGLKLPAISLGLWQNFGDDRPLATQREILRAAYDRGITHFDLANNYGPEPGAAEDNFGRIFARDFRPFRDEMIISSKAGWVMNDSPYGFGGSRKYLVSSLDASLKRMGLDYVDIFYHHRPDPDTPLEETLYALRDIVASGKALYVGISSYGPELTDEAVEFMEDEGCPLLIHQPSYSILNRWIERPGEDGESLLDVTARSGLGVIGFGPLAQGMLTDRYIDGIPADSRAAKNKTLEKDWLNEENLSMIRSLNEIAGQRGQSLAQMAISWVLRDQGDRTLTSALLGASSVEQLEHNLGALDHLDFSAEELAAIDDAAHDAGINRWAGATASRVRGN, encoded by the coding sequence ATGGGTGTCATGAGCATTTATGCACCCGCATCTGAACGTTATGATTCGATGGAGTACCGCCGAGTAGGCAACTCTGGGCTGAAGCTGCCGGCCATTTCCCTTGGCCTATGGCAGAACTTCGGCGATGACCGTCCCCTGGCCACGCAGCGCGAAATCCTGCGCGCGGCGTATGACCGGGGGATTACTCATTTCGATTTGGCCAATAACTACGGCCCTGAACCAGGCGCCGCAGAGGACAACTTCGGACGCATCTTCGCCCGTGATTTTCGTCCCTTCCGCGATGAAATGATCATCTCCTCCAAGGCCGGCTGGGTAATGAATGATTCGCCCTACGGTTTCGGCGGCTCCCGCAAGTACCTGGTGAGCTCCTTGGACGCTTCTCTGAAGCGCATGGGCTTGGATTACGTGGACATCTTCTACCACCACCGTCCGGACCCGGATACCCCGCTGGAGGAGACCCTGTATGCACTGCGCGATATCGTAGCCTCCGGCAAGGCCCTGTATGTGGGCATTTCTTCCTATGGCCCGGAGCTCACCGATGAGGCCGTGGAGTTTATGGAAGATGAGGGCTGCCCGTTGCTGATTCATCAGCCCAGCTATTCCATTCTGAATCGCTGGATTGAGCGCCCGGGCGAAGACGGCGAGTCGCTGCTTGATGTCACAGCGCGCAGCGGCCTAGGCGTCATCGGCTTCGGCCCGTTGGCGCAGGGTATGCTGACGGACCGCTATATCGACGGCATCCCCGCAGATTCGCGTGCGGCGAAGAATAAGACCCTGGAAAAGGACTGGCTCAATGAGGAAAACCTTTCCATGATCCGCTCGCTCAACGAAATTGCAGGCCAGCGCGGTCAGTCGCTGGCCCAGATGGCCATCTCGTGGGTGCTGCGTGACCAGGGGGATCGCACGCTTACCTCGGCGCTGTTGGGTGCTTCTTCCGTGGAGCAGCTCGAACACAATCTGGGCGCGCTGGATCACCTTGACTTCAGCGCGGAGGAGCTGGCTGCGATTGACGACGCCGCCCATGACGCCGGCATCAACCGCTGGGCCGGCGCCACCGCCTCCCGCGTGCGAGGAAACTAG
- a CDS encoding NAD(P)-dependent alcohol dehydrogenase, with protein sequence MTIKSKVLQKESPEAPFKVVEIERRDPREDDVVIDIKAAGICHSDIHTIRNEWGQAHFPLTVGHEIAGVVEAVGDKVTKFKVGDRVGVGCLVNSCGECEQCRNGQEQNCMNGNVGTYNSEDVDGTITQGGYAQKVVVNENFVCTIPEGIDFDVAAPLLCAGITTYSPLARWQVKEGDKVAVVGLGGLGHMGVQIAAAKGAEVTVISRSLRKEKEAYELGAKHILATGEEEDFFANHRGEFDVILSTISAQYSLDDYLQLLKPRGIMSVVGLPPEELGIHMSSLVGGGKVLTGNNIGGIAETQEMLDFCAEHGIGAVIEKIGVNDVDDAYERVVAGDVKFRFVIDTATFDD encoded by the coding sequence ATGACAATTAAGAGCAAAGTATTGCAAAAGGAAAGCCCTGAAGCTCCATTCAAGGTCGTAGAAATTGAGCGCCGCGATCCGCGCGAAGACGACGTGGTCATTGATATCAAGGCTGCGGGCATCTGCCACTCCGATATTCACACCATCCGCAACGAATGGGGTCAAGCCCACTTCCCGCTGACGGTGGGCCACGAGATTGCCGGCGTCGTGGAAGCCGTGGGCGATAAGGTCACGAAATTTAAAGTCGGCGACCGCGTTGGCGTTGGCTGCCTGGTCAACTCCTGTGGTGAGTGCGAACAGTGTCGCAACGGCCAGGAGCAGAACTGCATGAATGGCAATGTGGGCACCTATAACTCCGAAGACGTAGACGGCACCATTACCCAAGGCGGCTACGCCCAGAAGGTAGTCGTCAACGAAAACTTTGTGTGCACCATTCCGGAGGGTATCGACTTTGATGTCGCAGCCCCGCTGCTGTGCGCCGGAATCACCACCTATTCGCCGCTGGCTCGCTGGCAGGTCAAGGAAGGCGACAAGGTTGCCGTAGTGGGCCTAGGCGGCTTGGGTCACATGGGTGTGCAGATCGCTGCGGCAAAGGGCGCGGAAGTAACCGTGATTTCCCGCTCCCTGCGCAAAGAAAAGGAAGCCTATGAGCTGGGTGCGAAGCATATTCTGGCCACCGGTGAAGAGGAAGACTTCTTTGCCAACCACCGCGGCGAATTCGATGTCATCCTGTCCACCATTTCTGCCCAGTACTCCCTCGATGACTATCTGCAGCTACTGAAGCCGCGCGGCATCATGTCCGTTGTCGGACTTCCGCCGGAGGAGCTGGGGATCCATATGAGCAGCCTCGTCGGCGGCGGCAAGGTGCTTACGGGCAATAACATCGGCGGCATTGCAGAGACCCAGGAGATGCTGGACTTCTGTGCCGAGCACGGTATCGGCGCCGTCATTGAAAAGATCGGCGTTAACGATGTTGATGACGCCTATGAGCGCGTGGTGGCAGGCGATGTAAAGTTCCGCTTCGTGATTGATACCGCGACCTTCGACGACTAA